A single Nocardioides bizhenqiangii DNA region contains:
- a CDS encoding class I SAM-dependent methyltransferase: MSEQFYSDARLYDRLFPGGDQAADFYRAEADRQGGCVLELGCGTGHKLIPIASDGHPCMGLELSPDMLAEAQRKADERGVEVEWVQGDMREFDLGRTFDLVFIAANSLLHLHDAEDLVACFRSARRHLAPGARLVFDVFNPNVRMLAQADGVRRRRDALSYVDPDRGVVHVDVAETYDAAAQVTRGKWYFSTDSEADFVVAPLDIRSIFPQELPLLLSRGGLRVVERFGDWSRAPFTADAALQLCICEPD; the protein is encoded by the coding sequence ATGAGCGAGCAGTTCTACTCGGACGCGAGGTTGTACGACCGGTTGTTCCCCGGAGGCGACCAGGCCGCCGACTTCTACAGGGCCGAGGCCGATCGGCAAGGCGGGTGCGTCTTGGAGCTCGGGTGTGGCACCGGACACAAGCTGATCCCGATCGCGTCCGACGGCCATCCGTGCATGGGCTTGGAGCTCTCGCCGGACATGCTTGCCGAGGCTCAGCGCAAGGCGGACGAGCGCGGCGTGGAGGTGGAGTGGGTGCAGGGCGACATGCGCGAGTTCGACCTGGGCCGAACGTTCGACCTCGTGTTCATCGCCGCCAACTCATTGCTCCACCTGCATGATGCTGAGGACTTGGTGGCCTGCTTCCGGTCGGCGCGAAGGCACCTGGCGCCCGGAGCGCGGCTCGTCTTCGACGTGTTCAACCCGAACGTGCGCATGCTTGCCCAGGCCGACGGCGTTCGACGCAGGCGCGACGCTTTGTCGTACGTGGATCCCGATCGTGGCGTAGTGCATGTCGATGTCGCGGAGACCTACGACGCGGCCGCGCAGGTGACTCGAGGGAAGTGGTACTTCTCGACCGATTCCGAGGCCGACTTCGTTGTCGCCCCGCTCGACATCAGGAGCATCTTCCCCCAGGAGTTGCCGCTGTTGCTCTCGCGCGGCGGTCTCCGAGTTGTTGAACGCTTCGGCGACTGGTCCCGTGCGCCGTTCACCGCAGATGCGGCGCTCCAGCTCTGCATCTGCGAACCGGACTGA
- a CDS encoding DNA methyltransferase yields MERTLELSANDLRAERPGSATEDVHFPEALARFVIEAHTAPGAVVLDPFAGYGTTLVVSEQLGRQPVGVELLADRVALIRQRVRPETRVIQGDARQLDDFGVGAVDLCLTSPPYMSAIEHPQNPLTAYSSLDGHYPTYLEELVKVFLAVDRCLRPGGVLVINAANIWTGGVVTPLAWDLTHGLQQHLTFCGETYLRWDRPPEFTSGDYCLTFRSTTS; encoded by the coding sequence GTGGAACGCACGCTCGAATTGTCTGCCAACGACCTGCGGGCCGAGCGACCTGGGTCGGCCACTGAGGACGTCCACTTCCCTGAGGCGTTGGCCCGCTTCGTCATCGAAGCGCACACGGCCCCCGGCGCCGTGGTCCTCGACCCCTTCGCCGGCTACGGGACGACCTTGGTCGTCAGCGAACAGCTCGGCCGGCAACCGGTCGGGGTCGAGTTGCTTGCGGACCGAGTGGCGCTGATTCGACAGCGTGTCAGACCCGAGACCCGAGTGATCCAAGGCGACGCACGACAACTCGACGACTTCGGGGTGGGCGCGGTCGACCTGTGTTTGACCAGCCCGCCTTACATGAGTGCCATCGAGCACCCGCAGAACCCGCTGACGGCCTACAGCTCCCTGGACGGCCACTATCCAACGTACTTGGAGGAACTCGTCAAAGTCTTTCTGGCTGTTGATCGATGCCTGCGCCCGGGCGGGGTCTTAGTGATCAACGCAGCCAACATCTGGACCGGCGGCGTCGTGACCCCGTTGGCCTGGGACCTCACACACGGCTTGCAACAGCACCTGACCTTCTGCGGCGAGACCTATCTCAGATGGGATCGTCCTCCCGAGTTCACCAGCGGTGACTACTGCCTTACCTTTCGATCGACTACTTCCTAG
- a CDS encoding ferredoxin--NADP reductase, whose translation MDIESFHLQVVDIVEETADARSISFEVPADAPEKFVYKPGQFLTVAVPSDQTGIAARCYSLSSSPHDGGPLTVTVKRTADGYASNWICENLEVGDTLRALPPSGIFTPASLDADLLLFAGGSGVTPIMSITRTALTGSGKIVVFYANRDEKSVIFAEEFTRLAAENPDRLQVVHWLESVQGIPTPEQVKAFVAPYLTYDVFVCGPAPYMKMVTTVLRELEFPRERRHQEKFVSLGGNPFGDIEELAEAEREIADAESDEADESAAEPPGPAGPVKLEVELDGVDHTFDDWDPKVKLLEFLESKGVKAPYSCREGECSACAIRLVEGEVRMLHNDVLDDEDLADGIRLGCQSLPTTDNVRVTYS comes from the coding sequence GTGGACATCGAGTCCTTCCACCTGCAGGTCGTCGACATCGTCGAGGAGACTGCGGACGCCCGCTCCATCAGCTTCGAGGTGCCCGCTGACGCTCCCGAGAAGTTCGTCTACAAGCCGGGGCAGTTCCTCACAGTCGCCGTCCCGAGCGACCAGACCGGCATCGCGGCGCGCTGCTACTCGCTCTCGAGCAGCCCGCACGACGGCGGCCCGCTGACCGTCACCGTCAAGCGCACCGCCGACGGCTACGCCTCGAACTGGATCTGCGAGAACCTCGAGGTCGGCGACACCCTTCGCGCGCTTCCGCCGTCCGGCATCTTCACCCCCGCTTCCCTCGACGCCGACCTGCTGCTCTTCGCCGGCGGCAGCGGCGTCACACCGATCATGTCGATCACCCGCACCGCGCTCACCGGCAGCGGCAAGATCGTCGTGTTCTACGCCAACCGCGACGAGAAGTCGGTGATCTTCGCCGAGGAGTTCACGCGGCTCGCCGCTGAGAACCCCGACCGGCTCCAGGTCGTCCACTGGCTCGAGTCGGTCCAGGGCATCCCGACGCCGGAGCAGGTCAAGGCGTTCGTGGCGCCGTACCTCACCTACGACGTCTTCGTCTGCGGGCCGGCGCCGTACATGAAGATGGTCACGACCGTGCTGCGGGAGCTCGAGTTCCCCCGCGAACGGCGGCACCAGGAGAAGTTCGTCTCGCTGGGCGGCAACCCGTTCGGCGACATCGAGGAACTGGCCGAGGCCGAGCGCGAGATCGCGGACGCGGAGTCCGACGAGGCCGACGAGTCCGCCGCCGAGCCGCCGGGCCCGGCCGGTCCGGTCAAGCTCGAGGTCGAGCTCGACGGCGTCGACCACACGTTCGACGACTGGGACCCGAAGGTGAAGCTCCTCGAGTTCCTCGAGAGCAAGGGCGTGAAGGCACCGTACTCCTGCCGTGAGGGGGAGTGCTCGGCGTGCGCCATCCGGCTGGTCGAGGGCGAGGTGCGGATGCTCCACAACGACGTGCTCGACGACGAGGACCTCGCCGACGGCATCCGCCTCGGCTGCCAGTCGCTCCCGACGACCGACAACGTGCGGGTCACCTACAGCTGA
- a CDS encoding Rieske 2Fe-2S domain-containing protein translates to MSDTRTLDHGTTPIRFARGWHCLGLASTFADGKPHAIHGFGTKLVVWQDSQGNLNALDGYCRHMGGDLTQGEVKGDHVACPFHDWRWGGDGKCKEIPYARRVPLRARTRRYETAVRNGQLLVWNDPEGSAADHSILPPELPGVGQQLGDQNESYTDWTWEVVPIEGSHCRELIDNVADMAHFYYVHFSFPTSFRNIFEGTQATQFMESKGRPDKAGGYGDAELFLKSEATYYGPAYMINWLDVDYKGFETEVILINCHLPTGPDSFTLQYGITVKKPEGMDDKTADYIAKKYAEMFGGGFLQDVHIWQNKVPVQNPLLCEEDGPVYQLRRWYEQFYTDVADIKPEMTDRFEFEVDTTKANEYWQAEVAANLAKRAEEEAENPKAAAAADATADA, encoded by the coding sequence ATGAGTGACACCCGCACGCTCGACCACGGGACGACGCCGATCCGCTTCGCGCGGGGATGGCACTGCCTGGGGCTGGCCTCGACGTTCGCCGACGGCAAGCCGCACGCGATCCACGGGTTCGGCACCAAGCTCGTGGTCTGGCAGGACAGCCAGGGCAACCTCAACGCCCTCGACGGCTACTGCCGCCACATGGGAGGCGACCTGACCCAGGGCGAGGTCAAGGGTGACCACGTCGCGTGCCCGTTCCACGACTGGCGCTGGGGCGGCGACGGCAAGTGCAAGGAGATCCCGTACGCCCGGCGGGTCCCGCTGCGTGCCCGCACCCGCCGCTACGAGACAGCCGTCCGCAACGGCCAGCTGCTGGTCTGGAACGACCCCGAGGGTTCGGCTGCCGACCACAGCATCCTGCCGCCCGAGCTGCCCGGGGTCGGTCAGCAGCTCGGTGACCAGAACGAGTCCTACACCGACTGGACCTGGGAGGTCGTCCCGATCGAGGGCTCGCACTGCCGCGAGCTGATCGACAACGTCGCCGACATGGCGCACTTCTACTACGTGCACTTCTCGTTCCCGACCAGCTTCCGCAACATCTTCGAAGGCACCCAGGCGACCCAGTTCATGGAGTCGAAGGGACGGCCGGACAAGGCGGGGGGATACGGGGACGCCGAGCTCTTCCTCAAGTCCGAGGCGACGTACTACGGACCGGCGTACATGATCAACTGGCTCGACGTCGACTACAAAGGGTTCGAGACCGAGGTCATCCTGATCAACTGCCACCTCCCGACGGGGCCCGACTCGTTCACGCTGCAGTACGGCATCACCGTCAAGAAGCCCGAGGGCATGGACGACAAGACCGCCGACTACATCGCGAAGAAGTACGCCGAGATGTTCGGCGGCGGGTTCCTCCAGGACGTGCACATCTGGCAGAACAAGGTGCCGGTCCAGAATCCGCTGCTGTGCGAGGAGGACGGTCCCGTCTACCAGCTGCGCCGGTGGTACGAGCAGTTCTACACCGACGTCGCCGACATCAAGCCCGAGATGACCGACCGGTTCGAGTTCGAGGTCGACACCACGAAGGCAAACGAGTACTGGCAGGCCGAGGTGGCCGCGAACCTCGCGAAGCGCGCGGAGGAAGAGGCCGAGAACCCGAAGGCCGCCGCGGCCGCCGACGCGACGGCAGACGCGTGA
- a CDS encoding acyl-CoA dehydrogenase family protein, with protein sequence MHVELEPQQIALREELREYFAELVTPEIRAGLSSATGEFGEAGVYKDVIRRIGADGWLGIGWPKEYGGQDRSMIEQLIFTDVAAVAGVPIPYLTLNTVGPTIMRFGTDEQKELFLPKILAGDLHFSIGYSEPGSGTDLASLQTKAVLDEAAGEWVINGQKMWTSLIQYADWIWLACRTEPDQPRHKGLSMILVPADSPGVSYTPVHTVAGVGTSATYYSDVRVPAGNLVGERGGGWALMTNQLNHERVALTSAAPLIHSLKLVREWASETVNPDGRRVIDTEWVQIALGRAHARIEALSLINWKLAADADHGVALSPAEASATKVYGSELATEVYRSLMEIVGPHAGVTTDSPGAAVAGRLERFYRSSLVMTFGGGTNEIQRDIIGYVGLGLPAAKR encoded by the coding sequence GTGCACGTCGAGTTGGAGCCGCAGCAGATCGCGCTGCGCGAGGAGCTGCGGGAGTACTTCGCGGAGCTGGTCACCCCCGAGATCAGGGCGGGACTCTCGTCCGCGACCGGCGAGTTCGGCGAGGCGGGCGTCTACAAGGACGTCATCCGCCGGATCGGCGCGGACGGCTGGCTCGGCATCGGCTGGCCCAAGGAGTACGGCGGGCAGGACCGCTCGATGATCGAGCAGCTGATCTTCACCGACGTGGCTGCCGTCGCCGGCGTGCCGATCCCCTACCTGACCCTGAACACTGTGGGGCCGACGATCATGCGGTTCGGGACCGACGAGCAGAAGGAGCTCTTCCTCCCCAAGATCCTGGCCGGCGACCTCCACTTCTCGATCGGCTACTCCGAGCCCGGCTCCGGCACCGACCTGGCGTCGTTGCAGACCAAGGCGGTGCTCGACGAGGCGGCCGGCGAGTGGGTGATCAACGGGCAGAAGATGTGGACGTCGCTCATCCAGTACGCCGACTGGATCTGGCTGGCCTGCCGCACCGAGCCCGACCAGCCCCGCCACAAGGGGCTGTCCATGATCCTGGTGCCGGCCGACTCCCCCGGCGTCTCCTACACGCCGGTGCACACGGTCGCGGGAGTCGGCACCTCGGCGACGTACTACTCCGACGTCCGGGTGCCCGCCGGCAACCTGGTCGGCGAGCGGGGCGGCGGCTGGGCGCTGATGACCAACCAGCTCAACCACGAGCGGGTCGCCCTCACCTCGGCCGCGCCGCTCATCCACTCACTCAAGCTGGTGCGCGAGTGGGCGAGCGAGACCGTGAACCCCGACGGCCGCCGGGTCATCGACACCGAATGGGTGCAGATCGCCCTCGGGCGGGCCCACGCCCGGATCGAGGCGCTCTCGCTCATCAACTGGAAGCTGGCGGCCGACGCGGATCACGGTGTCGCGCTGTCCCCCGCGGAGGCGTCGGCCACCAAGGTCTACGGCTCCGAGCTCGCGACCGAGGTCTACCGCAGCCTGATGGAGATCGTCGGTCCGCACGCCGGGGTCACAACGGACTCCCCCGGCGCCGCGGTCGCCGGGCGCCTCGAGCGTTTCTATCGGTCCTCGCTGGTGATGACCTTCGGCGGCGGCACCAACGAGATCCAGCGCGACATCATCGGCTACGTCGGCCTCGGCCTCCCGGCCGCCAAGCGATAG
- a CDS encoding acyl-CoA dehydrogenase family protein: protein MDFLFTPEQDEAAALAAEILADKATVERMKAVEAAGDRFDHELWATLGDAFDWSELDLIELARVLVEVGRKVAPVPLATHGACVAFLGGLGRAADAAVYAAAVAEERDHLPAAPTVVADAQGALTGAKTLVRGGMTADALLVTATGPDPSTDSGTTTAVYLVDPSSAGVDRKAQRTSDGDRSALITFTDAPAELLGHEVLRFHELLTVCAAAEQLGVTEGALALTSEYAKTREQFGRPIGTFQAVSQRLADGFIDVLGQRLTLWQAVWRLQEVLPAAVEVAVAKLWAADAGHRLAHTTVHVHGGVGIDLDGDAHRYFTAAKRFEFLFGGATDQALTIGRALSRT from the coding sequence ATGGACTTTCTCTTCACCCCTGAGCAGGACGAGGCGGCGGCGCTGGCGGCCGAGATCCTCGCCGACAAGGCGACGGTCGAGCGGATGAAAGCGGTCGAGGCGGCCGGTGACCGCTTCGACCACGAGCTCTGGGCGACCCTCGGCGACGCCTTCGACTGGTCCGAGCTCGACCTGATCGAGCTCGCGCGGGTGCTGGTCGAGGTCGGCCGCAAGGTGGCACCGGTGCCGCTCGCCACCCATGGCGCCTGTGTCGCCTTCCTCGGCGGGCTCGGCCGTGCGGCCGACGCGGCGGTGTACGCCGCCGCGGTCGCCGAGGAGCGCGACCACCTCCCGGCCGCTCCGACCGTCGTCGCCGACGCCCAGGGCGCCCTGACCGGCGCCAAGACGCTGGTCCGGGGCGGCATGACCGCCGACGCTCTCCTGGTGACGGCGACGGGCCCGGACCCCTCGACAGACTCGGGGACCACGACAGCGGTCTACCTGGTCGATCCCTCCTCGGCGGGTGTGGACCGCAAGGCCCAACGCACGAGCGACGGCGACCGGTCCGCGCTCATCACCTTCACCGACGCGCCCGCCGAGCTCCTCGGCCACGAAGTGCTGCGGTTCCACGAGCTGCTCACCGTGTGTGCCGCAGCCGAGCAGCTGGGCGTGACCGAAGGTGCGCTCGCGCTCACCTCGGAGTACGCCAAGACACGGGAGCAGTTCGGGCGCCCGATCGGCACCTTCCAGGCCGTGTCGCAGCGCCTCGCTGACGGCTTCATCGACGTCCTCGGCCAGCGGCTGACCCTGTGGCAGGCGGTCTGGCGGCTCCAGGAGGTCCTGCCGGCGGCGGTCGAGGTGGCAGTCGCGAAGCTGTGGGCGGCCGACGCCGGCCACCGGCTCGCCCACACGACGGTCCATGTGCACGGCGGCGTCGGCATCGACCTCGACGGCGACGCCCACCGCTACTTCACGGCGGCGAAGCGTTTCGAGTTCCTGTTCGGCGGTGCGACCGACCAGGCGCTGACGATCGGCCGTGCCCTGTCTCGGACCTGA
- a CDS encoding WD40 repeat domain-containing protein: MATMTRARLRTLAGAFTAGLLALSMGLQISAHASVSPTPTKTVGLSGAAVYDLTVLDSGRVILGGLFSAVGPLARSNVGAILPTGKADPGFAPTTNGEVRAVAASEDGTRVFIGGTFTEVNGVPRQNLAAVDAVTGALITDWQADTTGTVPTVKSFAVDGNRLYVGGKFTGIDGTTKQKLAALDIGTGDLVSWNTRVNGNVNEVRVSPDGQTVWAGGTFTKVKGIDRAYFAGIDAVTGAPTAFSRDSWGGYVVTVGVSADGGTVYATTENNTIFAYHPTVSNDPLWESRLKGNTHAMAISPTEIYIGGHFGGFNDPSITRPYLASIDPATGDATSWDPKATGQKSGTWALEIHGDTLHVGGLFTHFDGVQQRLYARFAGTPTP, translated from the coding sequence GTGGCCACCATGACTCGTGCGCGTCTGCGCACTCTCGCCGGCGCGTTCACCGCCGGACTCCTCGCCCTGAGCATGGGCCTGCAGATCTCGGCACACGCGTCCGTGTCGCCGACACCGACCAAGACCGTCGGCCTCTCCGGCGCCGCGGTTTACGACCTCACCGTGCTCGACAGCGGACGGGTCATCCTCGGCGGCCTGTTCAGCGCTGTCGGCCCGCTCGCTCGCAGCAACGTCGGCGCCATCCTGCCCACCGGCAAGGCCGACCCGGGCTTCGCGCCGACCACGAACGGCGAGGTCAGAGCGGTCGCCGCCTCGGAGGACGGCACTCGCGTCTTCATCGGCGGCACTTTCACCGAGGTCAACGGCGTGCCCCGACAGAACCTCGCCGCGGTCGACGCCGTGACCGGCGCGCTGATCACCGACTGGCAAGCGGACACGACGGGCACCGTCCCGACGGTGAAGTCCTTCGCCGTGGACGGCAACCGGCTCTACGTCGGCGGCAAGTTCACCGGCATCGACGGCACGACCAAGCAGAAGCTCGCCGCGCTCGACATCGGCACCGGCGACCTCGTGTCCTGGAACACGCGGGTCAACGGAAACGTCAACGAGGTCCGGGTCTCACCCGACGGCCAGACCGTGTGGGCGGGCGGCACCTTCACCAAGGTCAAGGGAATCGATCGGGCCTACTTCGCCGGCATCGATGCCGTCACGGGAGCGCCGACCGCCTTCAGCCGGGACTCCTGGGGAGGTTACGTCGTGACCGTCGGGGTCAGTGCTGACGGAGGCACGGTCTACGCCACCACGGAGAACAACACCATCTTCGCCTACCACCCGACGGTGTCCAACGATCCGCTCTGGGAGTCGAGGCTGAAGGGCAACACGCACGCGATGGCGATCTCGCCGACCGAGATCTACATCGGCGGTCACTTCGGGGGCTTCAACGACCCGAGCATCACGAGGCCGTACCTGGCCAGCATCGACCCTGCGACCGGCGACGCAACCAGCTGGGACCCGAAGGCCACCGGGCAGAAGAGCGGCACCTGGGCGCTGGAGATCCACGGCGACACCTTGCACGTCGGCGGCCTGTTCACCCACTTCGACGGTGTGCAGCAGCGCCTCTACGCGCGGTTCGCGGGGACCCCGACGCCGTAG